The following proteins are co-located in the Candidatus Eisenbacteria bacterium genome:
- a CDS encoding SDR family NAD(P)-dependent oxidoreductase: MRSISGKTVLVTGGTGSFGRYVVRRLLSEDIKEIRVFSRDEKKQFDMYHKFSCDPKLAFHLGDIRNFRSVREVMAGVDMVFQAAALKQVPNCERFPVEAIDTNVTGARNVIDAAMDARVGCVICIGTDKAVQPVNVMGMTKALQEKIVVSANESPRNRGTRFVGVRYGNVLNSRGSVVPFFRALIQKKLPLTITSVEMTRFLLTLNEAVELVLYAAENAAGGEIFVKRAESAQILDIARAVCDIAGVKLNYKVIGTYPGEKIHEILVSEEERTRCEERDEYVLIYPWKQTPSRKKAVSEYCSRDTLVSLAKVRAMIEAADREAEGVEFEEGFYTR; this comes from the coding sequence ATGCGTTCAATTTCAGGCAAGACCGTATTGGTAACCGGCGGGACGGGGTCCTTTGGCCGCTACGTGGTGCGGCGGCTGTTGTCCGAGGACATCAAGGAAATCCGTGTTTTCAGCCGTGACGAGAAGAAGCAGTTCGACATGTACCACAAGTTTTCGTGCGATCCGAAACTCGCTTTTCATCTTGGAGACATCAGAAACTTCCGGTCTGTGAGAGAAGTCATGGCGGGGGTGGACATGGTCTTCCAGGCGGCGGCACTGAAGCAGGTGCCCAACTGCGAACGGTTTCCGGTGGAGGCGATCGACACTAACGTGACTGGCGCGCGAAACGTCATTGATGCCGCAATGGATGCAAGGGTCGGCTGTGTGATCTGCATAGGAACCGACAAGGCGGTGCAGCCGGTGAACGTGATGGGTATGACGAAAGCGCTCCAGGAGAAAATCGTAGTGAGCGCAAACGAATCGCCGCGAAACAGGGGAACGCGGTTTGTGGGCGTCCGGTACGGCAATGTTCTGAATTCACGCGGCTCGGTCGTTCCTTTTTTCAGGGCGCTCATTCAGAAGAAACTGCCGCTCACAATCACAAGCGTCGAGATGACACGCTTTCTCCTTACGCTCAACGAGGCGGTGGAATTGGTCCTGTATGCGGCTGAAAACGCCGCCGGGGGGGAGATCTTTGTAAAGCGTGCCGAGTCGGCGCAGATTCTTGACATTGCGCGTGCAGTCTGTGATATCGCCGGTGTGAAGCTGAACTACAAAGTTATCGGCACGTACCCCGGTGAAAAGATCCATGAGATTCTTGTCTCCGAGGAAGAAAGAACCAGGTGCGAGGAACGGGATGAATACGTCCTCATTTATCCGTGGAAGCAGACGCCGTCCCGCAAGAAGGCGGTTTCCGAGTACTGTTCGAGAGACACTCTGGTTTCACTGGCCAAGGTCAGGGCGATGATCGAGGCGGCGGATAGGGAGGCCGAAGGAGTGGAGTTCGAAGAAGGATTCTACACCCGTTGA
- a CDS encoding acetyltransferase, giving the protein MTRKIFVLGAGGTGRSIMGSIPEDQDAVFLDDHIAPGRINNRDHLGPLSILDGVADALVIVGFGCTYMEARKETFLRLSRKFGMATVIDPSSSVDRSATIGDGTWLGPNTTVMPNATVGKDIVVCANASIDHDCKVGDHAYISPGVHLAGAAKMGEGVFIGTGANILPCVEIGEWATVGAGAVVTRNVEPRCTVAGVPARVAKKGEVTK; this is encoded by the coding sequence ATGACGCGCAAGATCTTCGTGCTGGGAGCGGGCGGCACCGGACGCTCCATTATGGGTTCGATCCCCGAGGATCAGGACGCTGTCTTTCTTGACGATCACATCGCCCCCGGCAGAATCAACAACAGGGACCATTTGGGTCCGCTCTCGATTCTGGATGGGGTCGCGGATGCCCTCGTCATTGTCGGTTTTGGCTGCACGTACATGGAGGCGAGGAAGGAAACGTTTCTGAGACTGTCCAGGAAATTCGGTATGGCAACGGTCATTGATCCTTCGTCCTCAGTGGATAGATCGGCAACGATCGGCGATGGAACGTGGCTCGGACCGAACACTACCGTCATGCCGAACGCAACTGTCGGGAAGGACATTGTGGTCTGCGCAAATGCGTCGATCGACCATGACTGCAAGGTTGGAGATCACGCGTACATCTCGCCCGGTGTGCATCTGGCAGGAGCAGCAAAAATGGGCGAAGGGGTGTTCATTGGGACCGGCGCGAATATTCTTCCATGTGTGGAGATTGGTGAATGGGCCACCGTGGGCGCAGGAGCAGTGGTGACACGAAATGTCGAGCCCAGGTGCACAGTCGCCGGCGTCCCCGCAAGAGTAGCCAAGAAGGGAGAAGTGACAAAGTGA
- a CDS encoding DegT/DnrJ/EryC1/StrS family aminotransferase, giving the protein MTEFRIPIMKPTLPPFESVKDDFERIFSTCQLTLGPYVVQFELKAAQYLGVKHAIGAPSGTSGLIVLFSVLPRGSEVILPAYTFSATYQALRWNSLKAVPVDCDDRCNVDPDEVRKAITPRTKAIVAVHVFGHPPEIDELESIAKKANIPLYFDAAHAFGGEWKGRKLGGFGAAEVFSLGPTKTMPTGEGGLITTNDDALAERMRLACNHGHPPGSLDCFCDGMNARLQEINAVIGVRLLDTLEKWIARRNELADLYERLLAGIPGISWTTRASYVRSTVKDYAIFVDPSKYGKDRDRLADELEARGIMTKKYYWPPIHRLAYALEEFKNVHCPKTELLSSRTLSLPLYSHMPIDYVKEVAAAIKEIQRI; this is encoded by the coding sequence GTGACAGAGTTCAGAATTCCCATAATGAAACCGACACTACCGCCATTCGAGTCTGTGAAAGACGATTTCGAAAGAATATTTTCGACCTGTCAGCTTACCCTGGGGCCATACGTCGTCCAATTCGAGCTCAAGGCAGCGCAGTATCTTGGAGTGAAGCATGCGATCGGCGCACCAAGCGGAACCTCGGGCTTGATTGTTCTCTTCAGCGTCCTGCCGCGGGGCAGCGAAGTCATCCTTCCTGCGTACACGTTTTCGGCGACGTACCAGGCGCTCCGGTGGAACTCGCTGAAGGCAGTCCCGGTGGACTGTGACGACCGGTGCAACGTCGACCCTGACGAGGTCAGAAAGGCGATTACGCCGCGCACAAAGGCGATTGTGGCTGTTCATGTTTTCGGCCATCCGCCGGAGATCGATGAACTTGAATCGATCGCAAAGAAAGCGAACATCCCCCTTTATTTCGATGCCGCGCATGCGTTTGGCGGCGAGTGGAAGGGCAGGAAACTCGGAGGTTTTGGCGCTGCCGAGGTCTTCAGCCTCGGACCGACAAAGACGATGCCGACCGGCGAGGGAGGTTTGATCACGACGAATGACGACGCGCTCGCCGAGCGTATGAGGCTTGCGTGCAACCACGGTCACCCGCCGGGTTCCCTTGATTGCTTCTGCGACGGCATGAATGCGCGGCTCCAAGAGATTAATGCCGTTATCGGCGTAAGGCTGCTCGACACCCTGGAAAAGTGGATTGCTCGCCGCAACGAGCTTGCCGATCTCTACGAGCGGCTGCTTGCCGGCATTCCAGGTATCTCGTGGACGACTCGTGCGTCCTACGTCCGCAGCACGGTCAAGGATTATGCGATTTTCGTCGATCCGTCGAAGTACGGAAAGGACCGTGACAGACTTGCGGATGAGCTTGAAGCACGCGGCATCATGACTAAGAAGTACTACTGGCCGCCCATTCACCGTCTCGCGTACGCGCTGGAAGAGTTCAAGAATGTCCATTGCCCGAAGACGGAGCTTCTCTCGTCCCGGACTCTCTCGCTTCCTCTCTATTCGCATATGCCGATTGACTACGTGAAGGAAGTCGCTGCAGCCATCAAGGAGATTCAGCGCATTTGA
- a CDS encoding glycosyltransferase family 2 protein, which produces MKNRPRRVVITPIYNESRVLADILALIEKEADLVIAVDDCSTDDTPRILSQWRDGNDRAIVIRSKKNGGASVALRKGYALVDHFHATGALEGDDLVVEIDSDGQHDPKYIRELCDLFESYGGKIDVVLGRRDFSVYPLYKVLGNKGLTIAASILGGFLYKDVESNFRAMRVSSFRELLKWYGGYKYSGAFEVGIILAHLGYRTDNNHIIEVPTYRHGAGFMDGFHVLSMGIIARWRLLIRREIPDNQSFREQMLAELTAPPWYPGGKAPAPK; this is translated from the coding sequence ATGAAAAATCGACCGCGCAGGGTTGTGATCACGCCGATCTACAACGAGTCGCGCGTGCTCGCGGATATACTTGCGCTGATTGAAAAGGAAGCCGACCTCGTCATTGCAGTTGATGATTGCTCGACTGATGATACTCCGCGAATACTCTCGCAGTGGCGTGACGGGAACGACAGGGCTATAGTGATCAGGAGCAAGAAGAACGGCGGCGCCTCGGTCGCTCTCAGAAAAGGGTATGCGCTCGTTGACCACTTTCATGCAACAGGCGCTCTTGAGGGCGATGACCTTGTAGTCGAGATCGATTCCGACGGCCAACACGACCCCAAGTATATCCGCGAATTGTGTGATCTCTTCGAATCCTATGGCGGGAAAATCGATGTCGTCCTCGGACGGCGCGATTTCAGCGTGTATCCGCTGTACAAGGTGCTGGGAAACAAAGGGCTCACGATCGCGGCAAGCATTCTTGGAGGCTTCCTCTACAAGGACGTTGAATCGAATTTTCGTGCAATGCGCGTGTCGTCATTCCGCGAGCTTCTTAAGTGGTATGGCGGATACAAGTACAGCGGTGCATTCGAAGTCGGCATCATTCTGGCGCATCTGGGTTACAGAACAGACAATAATCATATTATCGAAGTACCGACCTACAGGCACGGCGCCGGCTTCATGGACGGCTTCCATGTCCTCTCCATGGGAATCATTGCACGCTGGAGGCTTCTTATCAGGCGGGAAATACCCGACAATCAATCATTCCGGGAGCAAATGCTGGCGGAACTCACAGCACCGCCGTGGTATCCCGGCGGGAAGGCGCCCGCACCAAAGTGA
- a CDS encoding polysaccharide biosynthesis/export family protein, which produces MIREKHRPVMSRTTVFALSFAFFLLSCAAQEYAFKGRPEVPGIPDRSLADSLNIADGRMPEYRIGIGDKMEVDFLYNKDLNRYVKVRPDGRISLPYVGDVDAEGMTPTGLDSLLTMKFREILASPEIAVIVTETEGNNIYVLGEVRFPGAIEIKTRMTLLEAITVAGGFLPTGNLKSVIVISKRSETEATATKVNVRRILDKGKYGDDILLARYDIVYVPSSFINNVDIFVDQFFTKTVYNMGIGLMGWQNFIRERVY; this is translated from the coding sequence TTGATCAGGGAGAAGCACAGGCCCGTTATGTCGCGAACGACAGTTTTTGCGCTTAGCTTTGCCTTTTTCCTTTTATCATGTGCAGCGCAGGAATACGCCTTCAAGGGGAGGCCTGAAGTTCCGGGAATACCGGACCGTTCATTAGCTGATTCCCTGAACATTGCAGATGGCAGGATGCCCGAGTACAGAATCGGAATCGGCGACAAGATGGAAGTCGATTTTCTCTACAACAAGGATCTCAACAGGTATGTGAAAGTCAGGCCGGACGGGAGAATCTCGCTTCCATACGTGGGTGATGTGGATGCAGAGGGTATGACTCCGACCGGGCTTGACTCGCTGCTCACAATGAAATTCAGAGAGATTCTTGCCTCCCCGGAGATTGCAGTCATTGTGACGGAAACGGAGGGTAATAACATCTATGTTCTCGGAGAGGTCAGATTCCCGGGCGCGATTGAGATCAAGACCAGGATGACCCTTCTTGAGGCAATAACTGTCGCAGGCGGTTTTCTCCCAACCGGGAACTTGAAAAGTGTCATTGTCATCAGCAAAAGGAGCGAGACTGAAGCGACAGCAACGAAGGTCAATGTCAGGCGTATTCTTGACAAAGGGAAGTACGGTGACGATATCCTGCTGGCCAGATACGATATCGTCTATGTTCCAAGCAGCTTCATCAATAACGTAGATATCTTTGTTGACCAGTTTTTCACCAAGACCGTGTACAACA